Proteins co-encoded in one Hypanus sabinus isolate sHypSab1 chromosome 6, sHypSab1.hap1, whole genome shotgun sequence genomic window:
- the sbds gene encoding ribosome maturation protein SBDS, with translation MSIFTPTNQIRLTNVAIVRMKRAGKRFEIACYKNKVMSWRNGAEKDLDEVLQTHTVFTNVSKGQVAKKEDCVAAFQTDNMTDICKQILAKGELQVSDKERHAQLEQMFRDIATIVAEKCVNPETKRPYTVNLIERAMKDIHYSVKVNKSTKQQALEVIRLLKDSMQIERAHMRLRLRIPVKDGKRLKEKLKPLIKMMESEEFAEDLDVVCLIDPGCFREIDELIRQETKGKASLEVLSLKEVEEGDEKLE, from the exons ATGTCCATCTTCACTCCCACCAACCAAATCCGGTTGACCAACGTAGCGATTGTCCGCATGAAGAGAGCGGGGAAACGCTTTGAAATCGCCTGCTACAAGAACAAAGTGATGAGCTGGAGGAATGGAGC cgaaaaggatcttgatgaagTTCTTCAGACACACACAGTGTTTACAAATGTATCCAAAGGACAAGTGGCAAAAAAAGAGGATTGTGTAGCAGCATTTCAGACAGATAATATGACAGACATTTGTAAACAG ATTTTGGCAAAGGGTGAATTGCAGGTATCTGACAAGGAGCGGCATGCGCAGCTTGAGCAGATGTTCCGAGACATAGCGACCATAGTAGCAGAGAAATGTGTCAACCCTGAAACAAAGAGACCTTACACCGTGAACCTAATAGAGCGTGCTATGAAAGACATCCACTACTCTGTGAAGGTCAACAAGAGTACAAAGCAGCAG GCATTGGAAGTTATCAGACTGCTCAAGGATAGCATGCAGATTGAGCGTGCTCACATGAGACTCCGACTCAGGATTCCAGTAAAGGATGGAAAGCGGCTTAAGGAAAAACTGAAGCCACTGATTAAAATGATGGAAAGTGAAGAATTTGCTGAAGATTTAGAtgtt GTATGTTTGATTGATCCTGGTTGCTTCAGAGAAATTGATGAACTAATCCGACAGGAAACGAAGGGAAAGGCTTCCCTTGAAGTTCTCAGCTTAAAGGAGGTGGAAGAAGGTGATGAAAAACTTGAATAA